A portion of the Micromonospora tarapacensis genome contains these proteins:
- the rpsA gene encoding 30S ribosomal protein S1, whose translation MTSSIEAPSSATKVTVDDLGSEEAFLAAIDETIKYFNDGDIVEGTVVKVDRDEVLLDIGYKTEGVIPSRELSIKHDVDPAEVVSVGDHIEALVLQKEDKEGRLILSKKRAQYERAWGTIEKIKDEDGVVRGSVIEVVKGGLILDIGLRGFLPASLVEMRRVRDLQPYVGRELEAKIIELDKNRNNVVLSRRAWLEQTQSEVRTEFLNKLQKGQVRKGVVSSIVNFGAFVDLGGVDGLVHVSELSWKHIDHPSEVVEVGQEVEVEVLDVDLDRERVSLSLKATQEDPWRQFARTHAIQQIVPGKVTKLVPFGAFVRVDDGIEGLVHISELAERHVEIPEQVVQVGSEVMVKVIDIDLERRRISLSLKQANEGFVEGEEHFDPTLYGMAATYDTEGNYIYPEGFDPETGEWLEGYDKQRETWEQQYAEARQRWEAHQKQVQTSRAAEAEAAANPQPAATGTSTTTATAAPSRQAEEPAGTLATDEALAALREKLAGGK comes from the coding sequence ATGACGAGCAGCATCGAGGCCCCCTCGAGCGCCACCAAGGTCACCGTCGACGATCTCGGCTCAGAGGAGGCTTTCCTCGCCGCGATCGACGAGACCATCAAGTACTTCAACGACGGCGACATTGTCGAAGGCACCGTCGTCAAGGTCGATCGGGACGAGGTCCTGCTCGACATCGGCTACAAGACCGAGGGTGTCATCCCCTCTCGTGAGTTGTCGATCAAGCACGACGTGGACCCGGCAGAGGTCGTCTCGGTGGGCGACCACATCGAGGCCCTTGTCCTCCAGAAGGAGGACAAGGAGGGTCGGCTGATCCTCTCCAAGAAGCGGGCGCAGTACGAGCGGGCCTGGGGCACGATCGAGAAGATCAAGGACGAGGACGGCGTCGTCCGCGGTTCGGTCATCGAGGTGGTCAAGGGTGGCCTCATCCTCGACATCGGGCTGCGCGGCTTCCTGCCCGCCTCCCTGGTCGAGATGCGCCGGGTACGCGACCTGCAGCCGTACGTCGGCCGTGAGCTCGAAGCCAAGATCATCGAGCTGGACAAGAACCGCAACAACGTGGTGCTGTCCCGCCGGGCCTGGCTGGAGCAGACGCAGTCCGAGGTGCGCACCGAGTTCCTCAACAAGCTCCAGAAGGGGCAGGTCCGCAAGGGCGTCGTCTCCTCGATCGTCAACTTCGGCGCGTTCGTCGACCTGGGTGGCGTGGACGGCCTGGTGCACGTCTCCGAGCTGTCCTGGAAGCACATCGACCACCCGTCCGAGGTCGTCGAGGTGGGCCAGGAGGTCGAGGTCGAGGTCCTGGACGTCGACCTGGACCGCGAGCGGGTCTCGCTGTCGCTGAAGGCGACCCAGGAGGACCCGTGGCGGCAGTTCGCCCGCACCCACGCGATCCAGCAGATCGTGCCGGGTAAGGTCACCAAGCTGGTGCCGTTCGGCGCCTTCGTCCGGGTGGACGACGGCATCGAGGGCCTGGTCCACATCTCCGAGCTGGCCGAGCGCCACGTGGAGATCCCCGAGCAGGTCGTCCAGGTCGGCTCCGAGGTCATGGTCAAGGTCATCGACATCGACCTGGAGCGTCGCCGGATCTCGCTGTCGCTCAAGCAGGCCAACGAGGGGTTCGTCGAGGGCGAGGAGCACTTCGACCCGACCCTCTACGGCATGGCCGCGACCTACGACACCGAGGGCAACTACATCTACCCGGAGGGCTTCGACCCGGAGACGGGGGAGTGGCTCGAGGGGTACGACAAGCAGCGCGAGACGTGGGAGCAGCAGTACGCCGAGGCGCGGCAGCGCTGGGAGGCGCACCAGAAGCAGGTGCAGACCTCCCGGGCCGCCGAGGCCGAGGCCGCTGCCAACCCGCAGCCCGCCGCCACCGGCACCTCGACCACCACGGCCACCGCGGCGCCGAGCCGTCAGGCCGAGGAGCCCGCGGGCACGCTGGCCACCGACGAGGCGCTCGCCGCTCTGCGGGAGAAGCTCGCCGGCGGCAAGTGA
- the uvrB gene encoding excinuclease ABC subunit UvrB has product MALDIPRLDGRFQVISEFQPAGDQPAAIDDLERRVRRGDRHTVLLGATGTGKSATTAWLVERLQRPTLVLAPNKTLCAQLAKEFSELLPDNAVEYFVSYYDYYQPEAYIPQTDTYIEKDSSINEEVERLRHSATMSLLTRRDVVVVATVSAIYGLGTPEEYLDRAVRVAVGQELDRDRLLRRLVDIQYTRNDMAFQRGTFRVRGDTLEIIPAYEELAVRIELFGDEVEKLYYLNPLTGDVVREVDHLLIFPATHYAAGPERMERAVRDIEAELGERLAELERQGKLLEAQRLRMRTTYDIEMMRQVGFCSGIENYSMHIDGRLPGSPPHCLLDYFPDDFLTVIDESHVTIPQIGGMFEGDASRKRMLIDHGFRLPSAADNRPLRFDEFLERVGQMVFLSATPGPWELEHAQGEFVEQVIRPTGLVDPEVVVKPTKGQIDDLMHEIKLRTERDERVLVTTLTKKMAEDLSDYLLENGIRVRYLHSEVDTLRRVELLRELRRGDYDVLVGINLLREGLDLPEVSLVAILDADKEGFLRSGRSLIQTIGRAARNVSGQVHMYADKITPSMASAIEETNRRRAKQIAHNEANGISPEPLRKKIHDILDDIYREAEDTEAARVGGAVRQLSRGKAPVKETRSRARAGGGTPAREGMARAELAQLIQELNDQMLAAARDLQFELAARIRDEVADLKKELRGMDAAGVK; this is encoded by the coding sequence ATGGCGCTCGACATACCCCGGCTCGACGGTCGCTTCCAGGTCATCAGCGAGTTCCAGCCGGCCGGCGACCAGCCGGCGGCGATCGACGATCTGGAGCGTCGGGTCCGTCGCGGTGACCGGCACACGGTGCTGCTCGGCGCCACCGGCACCGGCAAGAGCGCCACCACCGCCTGGCTCGTCGAGCGCCTGCAACGCCCCACGCTGGTGCTGGCGCCCAACAAGACGCTCTGCGCCCAGCTGGCCAAGGAGTTCAGCGAGCTGCTGCCGGACAACGCGGTGGAATACTTCGTCTCCTACTACGACTACTACCAGCCCGAGGCGTACATCCCGCAGACCGACACCTACATCGAGAAGGACTCCTCGATCAACGAGGAGGTCGAGCGGCTGCGGCACTCGGCGACCATGTCGCTGCTCACCCGCCGCGACGTGGTGGTCGTCGCGACCGTCTCGGCGATCTACGGCCTGGGCACCCCGGAGGAGTACCTGGACCGCGCGGTGCGCGTCGCGGTCGGCCAGGAGCTCGACCGCGACCGGCTGCTGCGCCGGCTGGTGGACATCCAGTACACCCGCAACGACATGGCCTTCCAGCGCGGCACCTTCCGGGTCCGCGGCGACACTCTGGAGATCATCCCGGCGTACGAGGAACTCGCCGTGCGCATCGAACTCTTCGGTGACGAGGTGGAGAAGCTCTACTACCTCAACCCGCTCACCGGGGACGTGGTGCGCGAGGTGGACCATCTGCTGATCTTCCCGGCCACGCACTACGCCGCCGGGCCGGAGCGGATGGAACGGGCGGTCCGTGACATCGAGGCCGAGTTGGGCGAGCGGCTGGCCGAGCTGGAACGGCAGGGCAAGCTGCTGGAGGCGCAGCGGCTGCGGATGCGCACCACCTACGACATCGAGATGATGCGGCAGGTCGGCTTCTGCTCCGGCATCGAGAACTACTCGATGCACATCGACGGCCGGCTCCCCGGCAGCCCGCCGCACTGCCTGCTCGACTACTTCCCGGACGACTTCCTCACCGTGATCGACGAGTCGCACGTGACCATCCCGCAGATCGGTGGCATGTTCGAGGGCGATGCCTCCCGCAAGCGCATGCTGATCGACCACGGCTTCCGGCTGCCCAGCGCCGCCGACAACCGGCCGCTGCGGTTCGACGAGTTCCTCGAACGGGTCGGCCAGATGGTCTTCCTGTCGGCGACCCCCGGCCCGTGGGAGCTGGAGCATGCCCAGGGCGAGTTCGTGGAGCAGGTGATCCGCCCGACCGGTCTGGTCGACCCCGAGGTGGTCGTCAAGCCCACCAAGGGCCAGATCGACGACCTGATGCACGAGATCAAGCTGCGCACCGAGCGCGACGAGCGGGTGCTGGTCACCACGCTGACCAAGAAGATGGCCGAGGACCTGTCCGACTACCTCCTGGAGAACGGCATCCGGGTGCGCTACCTGCACTCGGAGGTCGACACGCTGCGCCGGGTGGAGCTGCTGCGCGAGCTGCGCCGGGGCGACTACGACGTGCTGGTCGGCATCAACCTGCTCCGGGAGGGCCTCGACCTGCCCGAGGTGTCGTTGGTGGCCATCCTGGACGCGGACAAGGAGGGCTTCCTGCGTAGCGGCCGATCGCTGATCCAGACCATCGGCCGGGCGGCCCGTAACGTGTCCGGCCAGGTCCACATGTACGCGGACAAGATAACCCCGTCGATGGCGTCCGCGATCGAGGAGACGAACCGGCGGCGGGCCAAGCAGATCGCGCACAACGAGGCGAACGGGATCAGTCCGGAGCCGCTGCGGAAGAAGATCCACGACATCCTGGACGACATCTACCGCGAGGCGGAGGACACCGAGGCGGCGCGGGTCGGCGGCGCCGTGCGGCAGCTGTCCCGGGGCAAGGCTCCGGTCAAGGAGACCCGCAGTCGGGCCCGGGCCGGCGGGGGCACCCCGGCCCGGGAGGGGATGGCGCGCGCCGAGTTGGCACAGTTGATCCAGGAGCTCAACGACCAGATGCTCGCCGCCGCGCGCGATCTGCAGTTCGAGCTGGCCGCCCGGATCCGGGACGAGGTCGCCGACCTGAAGAAGGAGTTGCGGGGGATGGACGCCGCCGGCGTGAAGTGA
- a CDS encoding helix-turn-helix domain-containing protein: MPLPTSPIIRRARLGAELRQLRRRDALTLEQVCERLGWASTSKLSRIELGQSRPDLADVLDLLDVYQVPPPQRDALIVIARDAATSRGWWKSLGEMSERQRTYAELEAGAAGIVEYQPAVVPGLLQTSAYARLRITAGQLLDPAVDLEADLRARAARHAVLRRVEPPRYTALITEVACEPAGDPVEVWRDQLRYLLELAALPHVTIRLLPLGAGPGPAPLTPFSCYSFPDPADPRTVMLEALTTDVRLTTVVDVDRYEQIIACLLEAALPEEETVRVLARRLDE, translated from the coding sequence ATGCCGTTGCCAACGAGTCCGATCATTCGACGCGCGCGGCTCGGCGCCGAGTTGCGTCAGCTCCGGCGGCGGGATGCGCTGACGCTGGAACAGGTCTGTGAGCGGCTCGGCTGGGCGTCCACCTCCAAACTGTCCCGGATCGAGTTGGGGCAGAGCCGGCCGGATCTGGCGGACGTGCTCGACCTGCTCGACGTCTACCAGGTGCCGCCGCCGCAGCGGGACGCGCTGATCGTCATCGCCCGCGACGCCGCGACCAGCCGGGGCTGGTGGAAGTCGTTGGGGGAGATGAGCGAGCGGCAGCGCACGTACGCCGAACTCGAAGCCGGTGCGGCCGGCATCGTCGAGTACCAGCCGGCCGTGGTTCCCGGCCTGCTGCAGACCTCGGCGTACGCGCGGCTGCGCATCACCGCCGGGCAACTGCTCGATCCGGCCGTGGACCTGGAGGCCGACCTGCGGGCCCGCGCCGCCCGGCACGCGGTGCTGCGCCGCGTCGAACCGCCCCGCTACACGGCGCTGATCACCGAGGTGGCGTGCGAGCCGGCCGGTGACCCGGTGGAGGTCTGGCGCGACCAGTTGCGGTATCTGTTGGAGCTGGCCGCCCTGCCGCACGTGACGATCCGGCTGTTGCCGCTCGGGGCCGGGCCGGGGCCGGCGCCGCTCACCCCGTTCTCCTGCTACTCCTTCCCGGACCCGGCTGATCCGCGCACGGTGATGCTGGAGGCGCTCACCACGGACGTCCGGCTGACCACCGTGGTCGACGTCGACCGGTACGAGCAGATCATCGCCTGCCTGCTGGAGGCGGCGCTGCCGGAGGAGGAGACGGTGCGGGTGCTGGCCCGCCGGCTCGACGAGTGA
- a CDS encoding antibiotic biosynthesis monooxygenase family protein: MVLEVALIEVTPGREEAFVAAYAQAHRLLAGAAGCRSVRMTRGVESPSRFVLLVEWDSVAAHEENFRATERFVGWRELIGPHFAAPPRVEHFVDVPA, encoded by the coding sequence ATGGTGCTTGAGGTCGCGCTCATCGAGGTGACACCCGGCCGCGAGGAAGCCTTCGTCGCCGCGTACGCCCAGGCGCACAGGTTGCTCGCCGGCGCCGCCGGCTGCCGGTCGGTGCGGATGACCCGGGGCGTCGAGTCCCCCTCCCGCTTCGTGCTGCTGGTGGAGTGGGACTCGGTCGCGGCGCACGAGGAGAACTTCCGGGCCACCGAGCGTTTCGTGGGGTGGCGGGAGCTGATCGGCCCGCATTTCGCCGCGCCGCCACGGGTCGAGCACTTCGTCGACGTGCCCGCCTGA
- a CDS encoding TerC family protein, which yields MNVSGLVWAATLIALTAVLAVDLLIIGRRPHEPSVRESSLWVALYVGLALLFGLGLWFTAGASVAGQFYTGWLTEYSLSVDNLFVFVIIMARFAVPRPYQQKVLLIGIVLALVMRGGFIAAGAALISQFTWVFYLFGAFLIYTAINLARHGESSEEEFTENILIRWSRRALPISKGYDGARLTVRTNGRRLFTPMLIVMIAIGTTDLIFALDSIPAIFGITHEPYLVFTANVFALMGLRQLYFLLGGLLDRLIYLSHGLAVVLGFIGVKLILEALAENRLPFINHGEHVGWAPHIPIWLSLLVILGTLAIATVASLIRSSRDRRRELTGARR from the coding sequence GTGAACGTGTCCGGACTGGTGTGGGCGGCCACGCTCATCGCCCTGACCGCGGTCCTCGCGGTGGATCTGCTGATCATCGGCCGCCGGCCGCACGAGCCGAGCGTGCGGGAGTCGAGCCTCTGGGTCGCTCTCTACGTCGGGTTGGCGCTGCTCTTCGGGCTGGGGCTCTGGTTCACCGCCGGCGCGAGCGTGGCGGGGCAGTTCTACACCGGCTGGCTTACCGAGTACAGCCTCTCCGTCGACAACCTCTTCGTCTTCGTGATCATCATGGCCCGGTTCGCGGTGCCCCGGCCGTACCAGCAGAAGGTGCTGCTCATCGGCATCGTGCTCGCGCTCGTCATGCGGGGCGGGTTCATCGCCGCCGGCGCGGCGTTGATCTCGCAGTTCACCTGGGTCTTCTACCTCTTCGGCGCGTTCCTGATCTACACCGCGATCAACTTGGCCCGGCACGGTGAGTCGAGCGAGGAGGAGTTCACCGAGAACATCCTCATCCGCTGGAGCCGGCGGGCGCTGCCGATCTCGAAGGGCTACGACGGGGCCCGGCTGACCGTGCGAACGAACGGCCGGCGGTTGTTCACCCCGATGTTGATCGTCATGATCGCCATCGGCACGACAGACCTGATCTTCGCCCTCGATTCGATTCCGGCGATCTTCGGCATCACCCACGAGCCGTACCTCGTCTTCACCGCCAACGTGTTCGCACTGATGGGGCTGCGACAGCTCTACTTCCTGCTCGGCGGCCTGCTGGATCGGTTGATCTACCTGAGCCACGGGCTCGCGGTGGTGCTCGGCTTCATCGGGGTCAAACTGATCCTGGAGGCGCTGGCGGAGAACCGCCTGCCGTTCATCAATCACGGCGAGCACGTCGGCTGGGCGCCGCACATCCCGATCTGGCTGTCGTTGCTGGTCATCCTGGGCACCCTGGCCATCGCCACGGTCGCGAGCCTGATCAGGTCCTCCCGGGACCGGCGACGCGAGCTGACCGGAGCCCGCCGCTGA
- a CDS encoding tyrosine-protein phosphatase, which produces MSEQRERINGLGDQEWELVGAPNARDLGGLIGVAGRRVRPGRLIRTPALGRLTDEDLPVLAKLEPACVVDLRAHSEVSVAPPDRLTGEPTVVHLPVHDPAHPVFTYVSAVLLGHDLSGYAELARQGTPAAMAAIYRWFVTGASAREGFAAAVRLAADGRNLPLVYHCSAGKDRTGWLTVVLLHALGVDEAAIRADYLANNPLTASLREVLIEAMRRRHPGLDEAAVRPVLEVRPEYLDAGYEQVRRMHGSFGGYLRDGLGITAETVAALRANLLE; this is translated from the coding sequence ATGAGCGAGCAGCGCGAGCGGATCAACGGGCTCGGCGACCAGGAGTGGGAACTGGTGGGCGCGCCGAACGCGCGGGATCTGGGTGGCCTGATCGGTGTGGCGGGCCGGCGGGTGCGTCCGGGCCGGCTGATCCGGACCCCTGCACTGGGCCGGCTGACCGACGAGGACCTGCCGGTGCTGGCCAAGCTCGAACCGGCCTGCGTGGTGGATCTGCGGGCCCACTCGGAGGTGTCGGTGGCACCGCCGGACCGGTTGACCGGCGAGCCGACCGTGGTGCACCTGCCGGTGCACGACCCGGCCCATCCGGTCTTCACGTACGTCTCGGCGGTGCTGCTCGGCCACGACCTGAGCGGCTACGCGGAGCTGGCACGGCAGGGCACGCCGGCGGCGATGGCGGCGATCTACCGCTGGTTCGTCACCGGGGCCTCGGCCCGGGAGGGGTTTGCCGCGGCCGTGCGGTTGGCGGCCGACGGCCGGAACCTTCCCCTGGTCTACCACTGTTCGGCGGGCAAGGACCGCACCGGTTGGCTGACCGTGGTGCTGCTGCACGCCCTCGGCGTCGACGAGGCCGCGATCCGGGCCGACTACCTGGCCAACAACCCGTTGACGGCAAGCCTGCGCGAGGTGCTCATCGAGGCGATGCGGCGGCGCCATCCCGGGCTCGACGAGGCGGCGGTCCGGCCGGTGCTGGAGGTCCGCCCGGAGTACCTCGACGCGGGGTACGAGCAGGTGCGGCGGATGCACGGGTCGTTCGGCGGGTACCTGCGGGACGGGCTGGGGATCACCGCCGAGACGGTGGCGGCGCTGCGCGCGAACCTGCTGGAGTGA
- a CDS encoding serine hydrolase yields the protein MAADDLHARLDREPGTVSVYAGPLGTPPAWTRHAEATHYAASTMKLSVLAALYRAAEVGHLDLDAPVQVVDRFTSARPDAPAYSCAREYDNDGAVWDRLGAHVTLRWLAGRMIVRSSNLATNLVLEHVGRAAVAEVWALAGARHSVTARGIEDFAAREAGVTNLVTAADLAALLDAVATGATRPGPIASPAGCTAMLDVLCAQQIRQDIAEGLPAGTRLAHKNGWVRGVRHGAAVVFPDDADAYLLVVCTTSSLGAPGGDRADAGARQLVADISARVWRARHDLGALTPAGSRAAPPPSRR from the coding sequence ATGGCCGCCGACGACCTCCACGCCCGGCTGGACCGGGAACCCGGCACGGTCTCGGTGTACGCGGGGCCGCTCGGCACCCCGCCCGCCTGGACGCGGCACGCCGAGGCCACCCACTACGCGGCGAGCACGATGAAGCTGTCCGTGCTCGCCGCGCTGTACCGCGCCGCCGAGGTCGGCCACCTCGACCTCGACGCCCCGGTCCAGGTCGTCGACCGGTTCACCTCCGCGCGACCGGACGCCCCGGCGTACTCCTGCGCCCGGGAGTACGACAACGACGGCGCCGTCTGGGACCGGCTCGGCGCGCACGTGACCCTGCGCTGGCTCGCCGGGCGGATGATCGTCCGCTCCAGCAACCTCGCCACCAACCTGGTCCTCGAACACGTCGGCCGGGCCGCCGTGGCGGAGGTCTGGGCCCTGGCCGGCGCCCGGCACAGCGTCACCGCGCGCGGCATCGAGGACTTCGCCGCCCGCGAGGCGGGCGTCACCAACCTGGTCACCGCGGCCGACCTGGCCGCGCTGCTCGACGCCGTCGCCACCGGCGCCACCCGCCCGGGGCCGATCGCCTCGCCCGCCGGCTGCACCGCCATGCTCGACGTGCTCTGCGCCCAGCAGATCCGCCAGGACATCGCCGAGGGGCTGCCCGCCGGCACCCGCCTCGCGCACAAGAACGGCTGGGTACGCGGCGTGCGGCACGGCGCCGCGGTGGTCTTCCCCGACGACGCCGACGCGTACCTGCTCGTCGTGTGCACCACCAGTTCGCTCGGCGCACCCGGCGGCGACCGGGCCGACGCCGGCGCCCGCCAGCTGGTGGCCGACATCTCCGCCCGGGTCTGGCGGGCTCGCCACGACCTCGGTGCCCTCACTCCAGCAGGTTCGCGCGCAGCGCCGCCACCGTCTCGGCGGTGA
- the typA gene encoding translational GTPase TypA: MQLRTDLRNVAIIAHVDHGKTTLVDAMLRQSGAYGARGEVTERVMDSGDLEREKGITILAKNTGVRYLPADGSDPVTINIIDTPGHADFGGEVERGLTMVDGVVLLVDASEGPLPQTRFVLRKALKARLPIILVINKVDRPDARIKEVVDDTYELFLDLDADEEQIDFPIVYACARDGIASLTQPADGSVPQDSHSLEPLFRTLLDTIPPPAYDEAAPLQAHVTNLDASPFLGRLALCRVRQGTIRKGQTVAWCRTNGSTQRVRISEMLITEGLERKPADSAGPGDIIAVAGITEIMIGETLADAENPIPLPLITVDEPAISMTIGTNTSPLVGRVKGAKVTARMVKDRLDKELVGNVSLRVLPTERPDAWEVQGRGELALAILVEQMRRESYELTVGKPQVVTREIDGKVCEPVERLTIDAPDEYLGAITQLLATRKGRMEQLVNHGTGWIRMEWLVPARGLIGFRTEFLTDTRGTGILHHVFESYEPWFGELRTRNNGSLVADRAGAVTSFAMINLQERGQLFVEPTTEVYEGMIVGENSRSDDMDVNITKEKKLTNMRSSTADETEKLIPPRKLSLEQALEFCREDECVEVTPAAVRIRKVVLDQTQRARTAARRKHAG; encoded by the coding sequence ATGCAGCTTCGCACCGACCTCCGTAACGTCGCCATCATCGCTCACGTCGACCACGGCAAGACCACCCTGGTCGACGCCATGTTGCGGCAGTCCGGTGCCTACGGCGCCCGGGGCGAGGTGACCGAGCGGGTGATGGACTCCGGTGACCTGGAACGGGAGAAGGGCATCACCATCCTGGCCAAGAACACCGGCGTGCGCTACCTGCCGGCGGACGGCTCCGACCCGGTCACCATCAACATCATCGACACCCCCGGTCACGCCGACTTCGGCGGCGAGGTGGAGCGCGGCCTGACCATGGTCGACGGGGTGGTGCTGCTGGTCGACGCCAGCGAGGGCCCGCTGCCGCAGACCCGGTTCGTGCTCCGCAAGGCCCTCAAGGCCCGGCTGCCGATCATCCTGGTGATCAACAAGGTGGACCGTCCCGACGCCCGGATCAAGGAGGTCGTCGACGACACCTACGAGCTCTTCCTCGACCTCGACGCCGACGAGGAGCAGATCGACTTCCCGATCGTCTACGCCTGCGCCCGCGACGGCATCGCCTCGCTCACCCAACCCGCCGACGGCTCCGTCCCACAGGACAGCCACAGCCTGGAACCGCTGTTCCGCACCCTGCTGGACACGATCCCGCCGCCCGCCTACGACGAGGCGGCCCCGCTACAGGCGCACGTCACCAACCTGGACGCCTCACCGTTCCTCGGCCGGCTCGCCCTGTGCCGGGTCCGCCAGGGCACCATCCGCAAGGGCCAGACGGTGGCCTGGTGCCGCACCAACGGCAGCACCCAGCGGGTCCGCATCTCCGAGATGCTGATCACCGAGGGTCTGGAGCGCAAGCCGGCCGACTCGGCCGGCCCCGGTGACATCATCGCCGTCGCCGGCATCACCGAGATCATGATCGGTGAGACCCTCGCCGACGCGGAGAACCCGATCCCGCTGCCGCTGATCACCGTCGACGAGCCGGCCATCTCGATGACCATCGGCACCAACACCTCGCCGCTGGTCGGCCGGGTCAAGGGTGCCAAGGTCACCGCCCGGATGGTCAAGGACCGCCTCGACAAGGAACTGGTCGGCAACGTGTCGCTGCGGGTGCTGCCGACCGAACGCCCCGACGCGTGGGAGGTGCAGGGCCGCGGCGAGCTGGCCCTGGCGATCCTGGTCGAGCAGATGCGCCGCGAGTCCTACGAGCTGACCGTCGGCAAGCCGCAGGTCGTCACCCGGGAGATCGACGGGAAGGTCTGCGAGCCGGTGGAGCGCCTCACCATCGACGCCCCCGACGAGTACCTCGGCGCGATCACCCAGCTGCTGGCCACCCGCAAGGGCCGGATGGAGCAGCTGGTCAACCACGGCACCGGCTGGATCCGGATGGAGTGGCTGGTCCCCGCCCGCGGCCTGATCGGCTTCCGCACCGAGTTCCTCACCGACACCCGGGGCACCGGCATCCTGCACCACGTCTTCGAGTCGTACGAGCCGTGGTTCGGCGAGCTGCGCACCCGCAACAACGGCTCCCTGGTCGCCGACCGGGCCGGGGCGGTCACCTCGTTCGCCATGATCAACCTTCAGGAGCGCGGCCAGCTCTTCGTCGAACCGACCACCGAGGTGTACGAGGGCATGATCGTCGGAGAGAACTCCCGCTCCGACGACATGGACGTCAACATCACCAAGGAGAAGAAGCTCACCAACATGCGCTCGTCCACCGCCGACGAGACCGAGAAGCTGATCCCGCCGCGGAAGCTGTCGCTGGAGCAGGCCCTGGAGTTCTGCCGCGAGGACGAGTGCGTCGAGGTCACTCCCGCCGCCGTACGCATCCGCAAGGTCGTGCTCGACCAGACCCAGCGGGCCCGCACCGCCGCCCGCCGCAAGCACGCCGGCTGA